A stretch of the Uranotaenia lowii strain MFRU-FL chromosome 3, ASM2978415v1, whole genome shotgun sequence genome encodes the following:
- the LOC129754769 gene encoding leucine--tRNA ligase, mitochondrial-like, with the protein MMLMMLNSAVRELLNRKSTTWIRQCYSSADLLSTKELTSDMKLAIEKKWHNNLGDYRFDPASSKPKRYVLAMFPYPSGNLHMGHVRVYTISDAMARFYRFNGANVLHPMGWDAFGLPAENAAMQRKIPADRWTRQNIDQMRQQLEKLQFSFDWDREFATCDPKYYRWTQKLFLMLFEDGLAYQKEAQVNWDPVDMTVLADEQVDNNGCSWRSGAKVEKRVLRQWFIKTTQFAKPLYEGLSDPILEDWKDIINLQKHWIGECSGYLFDLKSSNKNETLPIWTENPENLKGAIFVAVKPSNLINTEKKPEGLLESYVENFLTGDRLPIIITENVDYPEGCDSYLGVCSNETDVKIAKRFDCPVNNYNRKNIQKEEIVKLAHESNRGGYPVSSKLRDWLISRQRFWGTPIPIIHCNNCGPVPVPDSELPVALPLESVGMPLSKNDPWRNTTCPKCNSTDAQRETDTMDTFVDSSWYFLRFVDPKNTKDPFDRELSRSLMPVDLYVGGKEHAVLHMYYARFMNYYLYSKGLVPHPEPFKRLLVQGMVMGRSFRLKGSGKYIPASEVQMVDEKKNKAIHVPTGDAVVCLWEKMSKSKLNGVDPLDVLREHGCDTLRLILLADVAPTSHRNWSEATFPGVLNWLRRIWMTMHDLRSAREAIGPETKAAPDTEEFRQQDSKLWDARNYFSAGATFNFKFSHQLSVGISKMQGLTNAIRRSDSTVMAYSPQYERSIAAQIIMLAPMAPHFASELWQHFVALPHRLNKNSDEIQWDRGLFDQNWPVIDEDYALDLTFKVNGYESCILKIPTKDLNQLTHQQSLDIALEQNAVTSYIGRRKIRSSDFVLYPGCEAILSITLEQLSKEDKLELEQLGKLNEKAKSKGKSKSKKPKKQKQIVEL; encoded by the exons atgatgttgatgatgCTAAACAGTGCAGTTCGCGAATTATTAAATCGAAAAAGTACAACATGGATTCGGCAATGTTATTCCTCAGCGGATTTGTTG AGCACCAAAGAGTTAACATCGGACATGAAACTCGCAATTGAGAAGAAATGGCACAACAACCTTGGCGATTATCGGTTTGACCCGGCCAGTTCGAAACCGAAGCGCTACGTACTGGCCATGTTCCCCTATCCTTCGGGTAATTTACACATGGGACACGTTCGTGTGTACACCATAAGCGACGCAATGGCCAGGTTCTATCGTTTCAACGGGGCCAACGTGCTTCATCCGATGGGTTGGGATGCCTTTGGACTTCCGGCAGAAAATGCGGCAATGCAGCGTAAAATCCCGGCCGATCGTTGGACCCGGCAAAACATTGACCAGATGCGCCAACAGCTGGAAAAGCTTCAGTTCAGTTTCGACTGGGACCGCGAGTTTGCCACCTGCGATCCGAAATATTACCGGTGGACGCAAAAGTTGTTTCTCATGTTGTTTGAGGATGGTTTGGCGTATCAAAAGGAAGCACAAGTTAACTGGGACCCGGTAGACATGACAGTTTTGGCCGATGAACAAGTGGATAACAATGGGTGCTCTTGGCGTTCAGGGGCTAAAGTAGAAAAGAGAGTTCTCAGGCAATGGTTCATCAAAACTACACAGTTTGCCAAACCTTTGTACGAAGGTTTGTCTGACCCTATTCTAGAAgattggaaagatatcattaatTTACAGAAGCATTGGATAGGCGAATGTAGCGGTTACTTATTCGATTTGAAATCTTCGAATAAAAACGAAACGCTTCCGATTTGGACAGAAAACCCAGAAAATTTGAAGGGCGCTATCTTCGTCGCTGTGAAGCCATCTAATTTGATAAATACCGAAAAGAAACCAGAAGGTCTTTTGGAATCGTATGTCGAGAATTTCCTGACCGGTGATCGACTCCCTATTATCATCACGGAAAACGTTGACTACCCAGAAGGTTGCGATAGCTATCTCGGCGTGTGCTCTAACGAAACCGATGTTAAAATTGCCAAACGATTCGATTGTCCCGTAAATAACtacaatagaaaaaatatacaGAAAGAAGAAATAGTTAAACTAGCTCACGAAAGTAACAGGGGCGGTTATCCTGTAAGTTCTAAGCTACGGGATTGGTTAATATCCCGACAGCGTTTCTGGGGAACCCCAATACCTATAATCCATTGTAATAATTGTGGCCCGGTTCCAGTTCCCGACTCTGAACTTCCGGTGGCCCTGCCACTTGAGTCGGTAGGAATGCCACTCTCAAAGAATGATCCCTGGCGCAATACCACGTGCCCCAAATGCAACTCAACTGATGCCCAGAGAGAAACCGACACAATGGACACATTTGTGGATTCTTCTTGGTATTTTCTGCGATTCGTGGATCCGAAAAATACAAAAGATCCCTTTGATCGCGAACTTTCACGCTCCCTCATGCCCGTTGATCTATACGTGGGTGGGAAGGAACACGCGGTACTGCACATGTACTATGCGCGGTTCATGAATTACTACCTGTATAGTAAGGGGTTAGTTCCGCATCCTGAACCTTTCAAGCGCCTATTGGTACAGGGCATGGTTATGGGTCGCTCGTTCCGACTCAAGGGTAGCGGAAAGTACATTCCAGCATCCGAAGTACAGATGGTAGACGAGAAAAAGAATAAAGCAATTCATGTACCAACTGGGGACGCGGTGGTTTGTTTGTGGGAGAAAATGTCCAAATCGAAGCTCAACGGCGTAGATCCTTTGGATGTGTTGCGGGAACATGGATGCGACACACTTCGGTTGATACTATTGGCCGATGTGGCGCCAACATCCCATCGAAACTGGTCGGAAGCTA cctTTCCCGGAGTGCTCAATTGGTTACGTCGTATCTGGATGACTATGCACGATTTGCGAAGCGCACGAGAGGCAATCGGTCCCGAGACCAAAGCAGCTCCCGATACAGAAGAATTCCGCCAACAAGATAGTAAACTTTGGGATGCGCGCAATTACTTCTCAGCGGGTGCcactttcaatttcaaattttcgcaccaGCTCAGTGTTGGTATCAGCAAGATGCAGGGCCTTACCAATGCCATCCGCCGATCGGACTCCACTGTCATGGCTTACAGTCCACAGTATGAACGGTCCATTGCAGCCCAAATCATTATGCTAGCACCGATGGCTCCACATTTTGCTTCTGAACTGTGGCAGCATTTTGTAGCTTTGCCTCATCGCCTGAATAAGAACTCTGATGAGATTCAGTGGGACCGAGGATTATTTGACCAGAACTGGCCCGTAATTGATGAGGATTACGCTTTGGACCTTACATTTAAG GTCAACGGATATGAGAGTTGTATACTGAAAATTCCGACTAAGGATCTTAATCAGCTTACACACCAACAATCATTGGACATAGCCCTGGAACAGAACGCAGTCACCAGCTACATAGGTCGGCGAAAGATAAGGAGTAGCGATTTCGTACTGTACCCGGGATGTGAAGCAATTTTAAGCATTACTCTAGAACAGCTGTCCAAGGAAGACAAACTGGAACTGGAACAGTTAGGTAAACTGAACGAAAAGGCTAAGAGCAAAGGTAAAAGTAAAAGCAAGAAACCCAAAAAGCAGAAGCAAATAGTGGAATTATGA